A section of the Chloroflexota bacterium genome encodes:
- a CDS encoding phytanoyl-CoA dioxygenase family protein, which yields MDTRSALAALGSGAELLTAAERESLDREGYLVLHDLISPAELAPLRRRFDELLASEDGLGREVHSESNVDRLANLVNKGREWEICYSHPKVLAAVWHVIGGEFHLSSLNGRSAPPGHGHQALHCDIYAGQPGPGFRACNSVWMLDDFVPDNGPTRLVPGSHRRATKPEELLDDPSARHPQQILALGRAGTVIVFNALTWHGGTRNQTTRERRALHSFWVERSLQQQTDQRQWLATETIARFSPALRFLVDV from the coding sequence ATGGATACCAGATCGGCGCTCGCCGCATTGGGGTCAGGCGCCGAACTCCTCACCGCCGCCGAGCGCGAGTCGCTCGATCGGGAGGGGTATCTGGTTCTACACGACCTGATTTCGCCGGCCGAGCTGGCTCCCCTGCGGCGGCGTTTCGACGAACTGCTGGCCAGCGAGGACGGCCTGGGCCGCGAGGTGCATTCGGAGTCCAACGTCGATCGCCTGGCCAATCTGGTGAACAAGGGGCGTGAATGGGAAATCTGCTATTCCCACCCCAAGGTTTTGGCGGCGGTCTGGCACGTAATCGGCGGCGAATTCCACCTTTCGTCGCTCAACGGCCGCTCGGCCCCGCCCGGCCACGGCCATCAGGCGTTGCATTGCGACATCTACGCCGGCCAGCCCGGCCCCGGATTCCGGGCCTGCAATTCGGTCTGGATGCTGGACGATTTCGTCCCCGACAACGGCCCGACCCGGCTGGTTCCCGGCAGTCATCGCCGGGCCACCAAACCGGAGGAATTGCTCGACGACCCGTCCGCTCGGCACCCGCAGCAGATTCTGGCGCTGGGCCGGGCCGGAACGGTAATCGTCTTCAACGCCCTCACCTGGCACGGCGGGACGCGCAATCAGACAACGCGCGAACGGCGCGCGCTGCACTCATTCTGGGTGGAACGGTCGCTGCAGCAACAGACTGACCAGCGCCAATGGCTGGCGACCGAAACAATCGCGCGGTTTTCGCCGGCGCTGCGTTTCCTAGTGGACGTTTAG
- a CDS encoding SDR family oxidoreductase: MTDRAAFPDQFAGKVAVITGSTQGIGEATARLFAARGAAGLVICGRSQDRGAALAAELTAGGCPTSYQRADLSRYEDLKPIVDRAESDFGQLDVLVNCAGVGPRGTIWDTDLETYEYIFNVNMRAPYFLTQSAVHLIQRGGRGGAVCSIGSISGYGGQPYINAYAASKGALMSFTRNTAFQLMRHRIKVNVLNIGWAQTPNEHIVQTTAQGQPPDWVERANRELPFGRLVQPDEVARAVAFLTSDESGLMTGALVDFDQYVIGAFQEPPRPAPLET, from the coding sequence ATGACTGACCGGGCCGCATTCCCCGATCAGTTCGCCGGCAAGGTGGCGGTCATCACCGGATCGACCCAGGGTATTGGCGAGGCTACGGCGCGGCTGTTCGCGGCGCGGGGCGCCGCCGGACTCGTGATCTGCGGGCGTTCGCAGGATCGTGGGGCGGCGCTGGCTGCCGAATTGACTGCCGGCGGCTGCCCGACCAGCTACCAGCGCGCCGATCTTTCCCGCTATGAGGACCTGAAACCGATCGTGGATCGCGCCGAATCGGACTTCGGCCAACTCGATGTCCTGGTCAACTGCGCCGGGGTTGGGCCGCGCGGGACCATTTGGGACACCGATCTTGAGACGTACGAATACATCTTCAACGTCAATATGCGGGCCCCTTATTTCCTCACCCAGTCCGCGGTGCACCTGATACAGCGCGGCGGTCGCGGCGGGGCGGTCTGCTCCATCGGATCGATCTCGGGCTACGGCGGTCAGCCCTACATAAACGCCTATGCCGCGTCCAAAGGCGCGCTGATGTCCTTTACCCGCAACACCGCGTTCCAGTTGATGCGCCACCGCATCAAGGTGAACGTTCTCAATATCGGCTGGGCCCAGACGCCGAACGAGCACATCGTGCAGACGACCGCCCAGGGTCAGCCGCCGGACTGGGTCGAGCGTGCCAACCGCGAGCTGCCGTTCGGACGGCTGGTTCAGCCAGACGAGGTCGCGCGCGCGGTGGCATTCCTGACTTCGGACGAGTCCGGTCTGATGACCGGCGCGTTGGTCGATTTCGACCAGTATGTAATCGGGGCCTTCCAAGAGCCCCCGCGTCCGGCGCCACTGGAGACCTGA
- a CDS encoding TIM barrel protein, translated as MAIQRALNPGSGSGMRLKVGNCPDSWGVWFGEPDPLQTPWERCYDEIKEAGYKYVESGPWGYAPTDAQVMKAAMEARGFSVTGTNMMVHYEDVEARDQIRSVARQISDYLAKLDAEYFIFIDGSYTGGTHTDPTGREVEMPERLDDAAFDALIEFTVDLARMISADYGLRPVFHPHADTHVQYEDQIERYLEATDHADVGLLLDTGHHAYAGGDPVAFMRKWGHRVDYLHLKNVEPTIAAKVQAENIPMTEATKMGVWVEPGDGVVDFDDFLNAIVEADFSGYAVVEQDMYPVPFDKPLPIAKRTLAWLEEHGYTSA; from the coding sequence ATGGCGATTCAAAGAGCACTAAATCCGGGGAGCGGATCAGGGATGCGGCTCAAGGTTGGCAACTGCCCCGATTCATGGGGTGTCTGGTTCGGTGAACCCGATCCGCTGCAGACTCCATGGGAGCGCTGCTACGACGAAATCAAGGAAGCCGGGTACAAGTACGTCGAGTCGGGGCCCTGGGGTTACGCTCCGACCGACGCGCAGGTAATGAAGGCGGCCATGGAGGCGCGCGGTTTCAGTGTTACCGGCACCAACATGATGGTCCACTACGAGGACGTGGAGGCCCGCGACCAGATTCGGTCGGTGGCGCGCCAGATTTCGGACTACCTGGCCAAACTGGACGCCGAATATTTCATTTTTATCGATGGCAGCTACACCGGCGGTACCCATACCGACCCGACCGGCCGCGAAGTCGAAATGCCGGAGCGGCTGGACGATGCCGCCTTCGACGCGCTGATCGAATTCACGGTCGATCTGGCCCGCATGATCTCGGCCGACTACGGCCTGCGCCCGGTGTTTCACCCCCACGCCGACACCCATGTCCAGTACGAAGACCAGATCGAACGCTATCTCGAGGCCACCGATCACGCCGATGTCGGCCTGCTGCTGGACACCGGTCACCACGCCTATGCCGGCGGAGACCCGGTCGCGTTCATGCGCAAGTGGGGCCACCGCGTCGACTACCTGCACCTGAAGAACGTCGAACCCACGATTGCGGCCAAGGTGCAAGCCGAAAACATCCCCATGACCGAAGCCACCAAGATGGGCGTCTGGGTCGAACCGGGCGACGGGGTGGTGGACTTCGACGACTTCCTGAACGCCATCGTCGAGGCCGACTTCTCCGGCTACGCTGTCGTGGAGCAGGACATGTATCCGGTACCGTTTGACAAACCGCTGCCGATCGCCAAGCGCACCCTGGCCTGGCTCGAAGAGCACGGGTACACGAGCGCCTGA
- a CDS encoding Gfo/Idh/MocA family oxidoreductase has product MQRQIGIGTIGMGWMGELHSRSQNQVAIRFPDAPATGRLVICADNFERRARSSAEKYGYQQWTTDWREVLEHPEVEAVSITTPNFLHLEMAEAAAAAGKHIWLEKPCGRSPAETKAIADAINTAGVTSHIGFNYRMCPVVKFAKQIVDSGRLGRLTHFRGRFLEGYGSNPDAMLTWRFSRSMAGSGVVADMLSHVVDQAHFLAGPIKRLASQQNTFIGDRPEPIPGEGTHFSIRKGAPRAPVENEDYVGVLVEFANGVFGHLESCRVIQGEKINLSWELHGTNGVLKWYLGRMGELEFFELSEGDNARDGYVNLLASVEMPYFANFTPGDGLSMSYDDTKVIEAYEFLRATDAGEPGEPNINAALAVAEVSDAIFRSWESNSFEDVRPIT; this is encoded by the coding sequence ATGCAACGCCAAATTGGGATCGGCACGATCGGCATGGGCTGGATGGGCGAATTGCACTCGCGCTCGCAAAATCAGGTCGCGATTCGGTTTCCGGATGCGCCGGCGACGGGAAGGCTGGTCATTTGTGCCGACAACTTCGAGCGCCGGGCCCGATCTTCGGCTGAAAAGTACGGCTATCAGCAGTGGACCACCGACTGGCGGGAGGTTCTCGAACACCCCGAAGTGGAAGCCGTGAGCATCACGACCCCCAACTTCCTGCACCTGGAAATGGCCGAGGCTGCGGCCGCCGCCGGCAAGCATATCTGGCTTGAGAAACCGTGCGGGCGCTCGCCGGCTGAGACCAAGGCGATCGCCGACGCAATCAACACGGCCGGGGTCACCTCGCACATCGGGTTCAATTACCGGATGTGTCCGGTGGTGAAGTTTGCCAAGCAGATTGTCGATTCGGGCCGGCTCGGCCGGTTGACCCACTTCCGGGGTCGCTTCCTGGAAGGCTACGGAAGCAACCCGGACGCCATGCTGACCTGGCGCTTTTCGCGTTCAATGGCCGGATCGGGGGTCGTGGCGGACATGCTTTCGCACGTCGTCGACCAGGCCCATTTCCTGGCCGGTCCGATCAAGCGCCTGGCCTCGCAGCAGAACACATTCATCGGGGATCGACCGGAGCCGATTCCCGGCGAGGGGACCCATTTCTCAATCCGCAAGGGAGCGCCGCGGGCACCGGTCGAAAACGAGGACTACGTCGGCGTCCTGGTCGAATTTGCCAACGGCGTCTTCGGCCACCTCGAGTCGTGCCGGGTCATCCAGGGCGAGAAGATCAATCTGAGCTGGGAGTTGCACGGCACCAACGGAGTCCTCAAGTGGTACCTGGGCCGAATGGGTGAACTCGAATTCTTCGAACTGAGCGAAGGCGACAACGCGCGTGATGGTTATGTCAATCTACTTGCCAGCGTCGAGATGCCGTACTTCGCCAACTTCACCCCCGGCGACGGTTTGTCAATGAGTTATGACGACACCAAGGTAATCGAGGCCTACGAGTTCTTGCGCGCCACCGACGCGGGCGAGCCCGGCGAGCCCAACATCAACGCCGCCCTGGCGGTGGCCGAGGTGTCGGACGCGATCTTTCGTTCCTGGGAGTCAAATTCGTTCGAGGACGTGCGGCCGATCACCTGA
- a CDS encoding Hsp20/alpha crystallin family protein → MPQLLRRPTRSRLAPASADFGFPWARPLLSEFFDIGRDVFFETYVPIDMTRTDEAITVVASVPGIDPDRIEVTLDRGVLTIAGTASGSSAEEGDSFIVRERRIGSFERSVRLPRGVDAGAATSNYANGELSVQIPLVEDHKPQRIKISKN, encoded by the coding sequence ATGCCGCAGTTGCTCCGCCGACCCACCCGAAGTCGACTGGCGCCGGCCAGCGCGGATTTCGGTTTTCCCTGGGCCCGTCCGCTGCTGAGCGAGTTTTTCGATATTGGCCGCGACGTCTTTTTTGAAACCTACGTTCCGATCGACATGACAAGGACCGACGAGGCGATCACGGTGGTCGCATCGGTCCCCGGCATCGACCCCGACCGGATCGAGGTGACTCTCGATCGAGGCGTCCTCACGATCGCCGGAACGGCGTCCGGTTCGTCCGCCGAGGAGGGCGACTCGTTCATCGTGCGCGAGCGTCGAATCGGTTCATTCGAGCGCTCGGTGCGGCTGCCGCGCGGCGTGGACGCCGGTGCCGCCACCAGCAACTACGCCAACGGCGAGCTGTCCGTGCAAATCCCGCTGGTCGAGGACCACAAGCCGCAGCGAATAAAGATCTCCAAAAACTAA
- a CDS encoding sulfatase-like hydrolase/transferase, translating to MNIIVIMLDSYRQDHFGFYHQGRRVFPNVPPCQTPNMDAFAAESVVFDSMYADALPTIPARTALFTGNRTLFTRAWQPLADEDFSISSILALEGYVSALIADVYHYRAADQNFHAGFHAYEWVRGQEYDPWRSEPPKSDLAKFTNEHYDELWRANVAQFIVNTEEFARKEDWFAFKVADLACDWLKRNRGQDKVFLWMDSFDPHEPWDPPAEFDVYGDPDYTGPRYVMPMGGPARNWYSDAEIDNIRALYAGEAASVDAAVGMVLEQLRELGYYDDSAIVLMGDHGHPLADHGKFLKGADRLYNEQLLIPFMVRLPGGRGARRTSAICQYQDLLPTLLEVAGLGNCTADMHGRSFLPVLEGDTDHHRDAIICGYHEAFDRVIRNDRWSLVLRPAGEGDELYDLQADPGERTNLRSGNDELARDMLAGFGRMYFDHLRREAQGRRHGLESNGRNLGVWGPPTGDPAARPFIRR from the coding sequence ATGAACATCATCGTGATCATGCTGGACAGTTACCGGCAGGACCACTTCGGCTTCTACCACCAGGGTCGGCGCGTCTTCCCGAACGTCCCGCCCTGCCAAACGCCCAACATGGACGCGTTCGCGGCCGAGTCGGTTGTTTTCGATTCGATGTACGCCGACGCCCTGCCGACGATTCCAGCCAGGACCGCACTGTTTACCGGAAACCGCACCCTCTTCACGCGCGCCTGGCAGCCGCTGGCCGACGAGGATTTTTCGATTTCGTCGATCCTGGCCCTGGAGGGATACGTATCGGCGCTGATCGCCGACGTCTACCATTACCGCGCCGCCGACCAGAACTTCCACGCCGGATTTCACGCCTACGAATGGGTGCGCGGGCAGGAATACGATCCCTGGCGCTCGGAACCCCCCAAGAGCGATCTGGCCAAGTTCACCAACGAGCACTACGACGAGCTCTGGCGCGCCAACGTGGCCCAGTTCATCGTGAATACCGAGGAATTCGCGCGGAAAGAAGACTGGTTCGCATTCAAAGTCGCCGACCTGGCCTGCGACTGGCTGAAACGCAACCGGGGGCAGGACAAGGTCTTCCTGTGGATGGACAGCTTCGACCCCCACGAGCCGTGGGACCCGCCTGCCGAATTCGACGTATACGGCGACCCCGATTACACGGGTCCACGCTACGTGATGCCCATGGGCGGGCCGGCGCGCAACTGGTACAGCGATGCCGAAATCGACAACATCCGCGCTCTTTATGCCGGCGAAGCCGCGTCGGTCGATGCCGCGGTCGGCATGGTGCTTGAACAACTGCGCGAACTGGGCTATTACGACGATTCGGCAATCGTGCTGATGGGCGACCACGGTCACCCGCTGGCCGATCACGGAAAGTTCCTAAAAGGTGCCGACCGCCTCTACAACGAACAGCTGTTGATACCGTTCATGGTCCGCCTGCCGGGCGGGCGCGGCGCCAGGCGCACTTCAGCCATTTGTCAATATCAGGACCTGCTCCCCACGTTGTTGGAAGTGGCCGGGCTCGGAAATTGCACCGCTGACATGCACGGCCGGAGCTTCCTGCCAGTTCTTGAAGGCGACACCGACCATCACCGCGATGCAATCATCTGCGGTTATCACGAGGCGTTCGACCGGGTAATCCGCAACGACCGCTGGAGCCTTGTTCTGCGGCCCGCCGGTGAGGGCGATGAGCTGTACGACCTGCAAGCAGATCCCGGTGAGCGAACCAATCTTCGTTCCGGAAACGACGAGCTGGCCCGCGACATGCTGGCGGGCTTCGGCCGCATGTACTTTGACCACCTTCGCCGCGAGGCGCAGGGACGTCGACACGGCCTTGAGAGCAACGGTCGCAATCTGGGCGTCTGGGGTCCGCCAACCGGCGATCCGGCCGCGCGGCCGTTCATCCGCCGCTAG
- a CDS encoding Gfo/Idh/MocA family oxidoreductase, which yields MALRLAIIGAGPAGAQVMYPPALAGSDRFEVAWVYDPDRKNSAALVDAIGQGRPAASLQEALTDGVEAAIIASPVQFHRPQAIAALESGLHVLVEKPMARTLSGCRAIQRAAAAAGRVLMVGFMKRFDRSFERATEMVAGGELGTMIEVRCDWSHRSPFPAHESRAHPQTWGGTFQDHGSHTIDLCRLWLGDIEQVSAEMKIAFGERHNEDVGAAICLHAQGAISTHNISRVHTGRMMESYDLVGTRGRLRIQYSGRASYASADPFQMTFFGPGGTTRDLTVRPLANIRAEIARNGRYARELNHFADCIAGEAENRAPGDAGSAAVEAVNAAFASAASGAKVTLPLQVEPDLAAFFEALRNGARDRDRR from the coding sequence ATGGCGCTCAGGCTGGCGATCATCGGCGCCGGCCCGGCCGGGGCGCAGGTGATGTACCCCCCGGCGCTGGCCGGCAGCGACCGATTCGAAGTGGCCTGGGTCTACGACCCGGACCGCAAGAACAGCGCCGCGCTGGTCGACGCTATCGGCCAAGGCCGGCCGGCCGCCAGCCTGCAGGAAGCGCTCACCGATGGGGTTGAGGCGGCCATCATCGCCTCGCCGGTCCAGTTTCATCGGCCGCAGGCGATAGCCGCCTTGGAATCGGGCCTGCACGTTCTGGTTGAAAAACCGATGGCGCGCACGCTCTCCGGATGCCGGGCGATCCAGCGGGCGGCGGCGGCCGCCGGCAGGGTCCTGATGGTCGGATTCATGAAGCGGTTCGACCGCAGCTTCGAGCGCGCCACTGAAATGGTCGCCGGTGGCGAGCTGGGAACGATGATCGAGGTCCGCTGTGATTGGTCGCACCGTTCGCCGTTTCCGGCCCACGAATCGCGAGCTCACCCCCAAACCTGGGGCGGGACCTTCCAGGACCACGGATCGCACACGATCGACCTTTGTCGTCTCTGGCTGGGTGATATCGAGCAGGTGTCGGCCGAGATGAAGATCGCGTTCGGGGAACGCCACAACGAGGATGTCGGCGCGGCCATCTGCCTGCACGCGCAAGGCGCGATCTCAACCCACAATATTTCCAGGGTGCACACGGGGCGGATGATGGAGAGTTACGACCTCGTAGGAACGCGCGGCCGCCTGCGGATCCAGTATTCCGGTCGGGCCAGCTACGCCTCGGCCGATCCGTTCCAGATGACGTTTTTCGGGCCCGGCGGAACGACTCGCGACCTGACGGTGCGACCGCTGGCAAACATTCGGGCCGAAATCGCCCGCAACGGTCGCTACGCCCGTGAGTTGAACCACTTTGCCGACTGCATCGCGGGCGAAGCTGAAAACCGTGCCCCGGGCGACGCCGGATCGGCCGCGGTGGAGGCAGTCAACGCAGCGTTCGCATCGGCCGCCAGCGGCGCCAAGGTCACCCTGCCGCTGCAGGTCGAGCCCGACCTGGCGGCCTTCTTCGAGGCGCTCAGGAACGGCGCCAGGGACAGGGACCGGCGATGA
- a CDS encoding thiamine pyrophosphate-binding protein, producing the protein MNGAGLLVRGLAAHGVEHVFGHPGHGNTNILDALLDEPGIRFHLVRHEQAAAHIADGYARVAGKVGVCTGSVGPGATNLLMGVATAMSTSSPVLALIGSPIRDWLGRGQLQETSRPDSSGIDQAFMQMYQPVTKRVWSCWSTDQIAPALRKAFTTAQVGRPGPVAIEIPWDVQAAAAAGSVEPPDSALVRARPRAGKSETAAAAKALAEAEFPLILVGNGARRSGAAAEVIALAELLGAPISSSFVAKGLIPEDHPLSVGICGWLGHPVAHELIREHADVILAVGHRFSDQSTSWWTEGRPFVPQNRIIQVDVEPREIARTWPAETALVGDARAVLSDLLDRLSDLGGRPGAPESRRLVERAKSSYKLELPDPDAEPMNPLRIADQVRRILPRRSLLSIDTGNHAHYFSFNFPILEGGEFLNPGGWTPMGWGPTAIIGAALAKPGLPAVSITGDGGFLMVCQEIGTAVEMGLPIVWLVFNNGVLAAIREGQKADFAGRTIGTEFQVSTDFATLARALGAEGLRVNRHSEFDGAFEHALRLGGPCVLDLAIDPDADHPPVAGSWFEPGRGEPAAQPRGGELLYTGAA; encoded by the coding sequence ATGAACGGGGCTGGGTTACTCGTGCGCGGCCTGGCCGCACACGGGGTCGAGCACGTCTTCGGCCACCCCGGCCACGGCAACACCAACATTTTGGACGCCCTCCTGGACGAGCCGGGAATCAGGTTCCACCTGGTCCGCCACGAGCAGGCCGCCGCACACATCGCCGACGGCTACGCGCGAGTCGCCGGCAAGGTCGGAGTCTGTACCGGATCGGTCGGACCGGGGGCGACCAACCTCCTGATGGGGGTTGCGACCGCCATGTCGACCTCCTCGCCGGTGCTGGCGTTGATCGGATCTCCGATCCGGGACTGGCTGGGCCGCGGGCAGCTGCAGGAGACTTCGCGGCCCGATTCGTCGGGAATCGATCAGGCATTCATGCAGATGTACCAGCCGGTTACCAAGCGGGTCTGGTCCTGCTGGTCGACCGATCAGATCGCGCCGGCGCTGCGCAAAGCGTTCACAACCGCCCAGGTGGGAAGACCGGGGCCGGTGGCGATTGAGATCCCCTGGGACGTGCAGGCGGCGGCGGCGGCCGGGAGTGTCGAACCGCCGGATTCGGCATTGGTCCGGGCCCGTCCGCGGGCCGGAAAGTCGGAGACCGCGGCGGCGGCCAAGGCGCTGGCCGAGGCCGAATTTCCGCTGATTCTGGTAGGCAACGGGGCGCGGCGGTCCGGCGCCGCAGCCGAGGTGATCGCGCTGGCCGAGCTGCTTGGCGCACCCATTTCCTCATCGTTCGTGGCCAAGGGACTGATTCCCGAAGACCACCCGCTGAGCGTCGGTATCTGCGGATGGCTTGGCCACCCGGTCGCCCACGAGCTGATCCGCGAACACGCCGACGTGATCCTGGCCGTGGGGCACCGATTCTCGGACCAGTCCACCAGCTGGTGGACGGAAGGCCGGCCGTTCGTTCCCCAGAACAGAATCATCCAGGTCGACGTCGAACCCCGCGAAATCGCCCGGACCTGGCCGGCCGAGACGGCCCTGGTGGGCGACGCCCGGGCGGTTCTGAGCGACCTGCTCGACCGGTTGTCGGACCTGGGCGGCCGCCCGGGGGCCCCAGAATCACGCCGATTGGTCGAGCGCGCCAAATCGTCTTACAAGCTCGAGTTGCCGGATCCCGACGCCGAGCCGATGAACCCGCTGCGCATCGCCGATCAGGTCCGCCGGATCCTTCCGCGGCGATCGCTGCTTTCGATCGACACCGGCAACCACGCCCACTATTTCTCGTTCAACTTCCCAATCCTGGAAGGCGGGGAATTCCTGAACCCGGGCGGGTGGACGCCGATGGGCTGGGGACCGACCGCGATCATCGGCGCAGCCCTGGCCAAACCAGGGCTGCCGGCAGTCTCGATCACCGGCGACGGCGGATTCCTGATGGTCTGCCAGGAGATCGGCACCGCGGTCGAGATGGGCCTGCCGATCGTCTGGCTGGTCTTCAATAACGGCGTACTGGCGGCGATCCGGGAGGGCCAGAAGGCCGATTTCGCGGGTCGCACGATCGGTACCGAATTCCAGGTGTCCACCGACTTCGCGACTCTGGCCCGGGCGCTGGGCGCCGAGGGGTTGCGGGTGAACCGGCATTCTGAATTCGACGGGGCGTTCGAGCACGCGCTGCGGCTTGGCGGACCCTGCGTTCTGGACCTGGCGATCGATCCCGACGCCGATCACCCGCCGGTCGCCGGGTCCTGGTTCGAACCCGGCCGCGGCGAGCCGGCCGCGCAGCCGCGCGGCGGGGAACTGCTCTACACCGGCGCCGCCTGA
- a CDS encoding NAD(P)-dependent alcohol dehydrogenase — protein sequence MVRSWQFDDYAIDALTQVEKGRPPLGESDVRVAVRAVSLNYRDLLVLEGWVSRDLELPVVPLSDFSGDVIDVGAGVSEFSAGDGVVSNYVADWQDGPFQDRYLQTTLGTPGPGVAATELVLPETALVAKPSNLTHAEGATLPIAALTAWSGLHAGDPLGPGSTVLALGTGGVSVVGLQMAKAMGARTIITSKDDEKLATVAGLGVDHGINYRTHPEWARQVREITDGRGVDLVLEAGGAQTLNQSLRSLRAAGTAALFGVLTGPSGEIETRTILARRLNVCGIYVDSRAEFKRMNQFIEKVGYKPYIGQEFEFDGLPEAFAAMKNQSHIGKIVATV from the coding sequence ATGGTCCGAAGCTGGCAATTTGACGATTACGCAATCGACGCGCTCACTCAGGTCGAAAAAGGCCGGCCCCCGCTCGGCGAGAGCGACGTCCGCGTGGCAGTGCGCGCCGTGAGCCTGAATTACCGCGACCTCTTGGTGCTTGAGGGGTGGGTCAGCCGCGACCTGGAACTGCCGGTGGTTCCGCTGTCGGACTTTTCCGGCGACGTCATTGACGTCGGGGCCGGCGTATCCGAGTTTTCGGCCGGTGACGGGGTCGTGAGCAACTACGTGGCCGACTGGCAGGATGGGCCGTTCCAGGACCGGTACCTGCAAACCACGCTCGGCACCCCCGGCCCCGGCGTGGCGGCGACCGAATTGGTCCTGCCGGAAACCGCCCTGGTGGCCAAGCCGTCCAATCTCACTCACGCAGAGGGCGCTACCCTGCCGATCGCCGCTCTGACTGCCTGGTCCGGACTTCACGCCGGCGATCCGCTGGGGCCGGGAAGCACCGTGCTGGCGCTGGGCACCGGCGGGGTATCTGTTGTAGGCCTCCAAATGGCCAAGGCGATGGGCGCCCGAACCATCATCACCAGCAAGGACGACGAAAAACTGGCGACCGTGGCCGGGCTGGGTGTCGATCACGGAATCAACTATCGGACCCACCCCGAATGGGCGCGACAGGTGCGTGAAATAACCGACGGGCGGGGCGTGGACCTGGTCCTCGAGGCGGGCGGCGCACAGACCCTGAACCAGTCGCTGCGCAGCCTGCGCGCGGCCGGAACCGCGGCGCTGTTCGGAGTCTTGACCGGACCCTCCGGCGAGATCGAGACGAGGACGATACTGGCGCGCCGCCTGAACGTCTGCGGCATTTATGTCGATTCGCGGGCAGAGTTCAAGCGCATGAACCAATTCATCGAAAAGGTCGGCTACAAACCCTATATCGGGCAGGAGTTTGAATTCGACGGGCTGCCGGAGGCGTTTGCGGCGATGAAGAACCAGTCGCATATCGGCAAGATAGTAGCGACGGTCTGA